A region of Panicum virgatum strain AP13 chromosome 8N, P.virgatum_v5, whole genome shotgun sequence DNA encodes the following proteins:
- the LOC120685246 gene encoding serine carboxypeptidase 2-like produces the protein MPRTSFPVAPVLIAVLLALVCRRAATASSYGTDRIERLPGQPADFPMYSWYVTVEETAGRARAVLLAPGGAAGGPAGASRAVGLWLNGGPGCSSVAYGASEERGAFRIRPDGATLFLNEYRLNRAANILFLDSPAGVGFSYTDTTADLYTSGDNRTAHEVLDN, from the exons ATGCCGAGGACTAGTTTCCCTGTAGCTCCAGTGCTGATTGCTGTGCTTCTGGCGCTAGTCTGCCGGCGGGCAGCGACTGCGAGCAGCTATGGCACAGACCGCATCGAGCGGCTGCCCGGACAGCCGGCGGACTTCCCGATGTACTCATGGTACGTCAcggtggaggagacggccgGGCGGGCGCGCGCTGTTCTACTGGCTCCAGGAGGTGCCGCCGGAGGCCCAGCCGGCGCCTCTCGTGCTGTGGGCCTGTGGCTGAACGGCGGGCCAGGGTGCTCGTCGGTGGCGTACGGCGCCTCCGAGGAGCGGGGCGCGTTCCGCATCCGGCCCGACGGCGCAACGCTCTTCCTCAACGAGTACAGGTTGAACAGAG CGGCTAATATACTGTTCCTGGACTCGCCGGCCGGCGTGGGGTTCTCCTACACCGACACCACCGCCGACCTTTACACCTCTGGCGACAACAGAACAG CTCATGAAGTGTTAGataactag